One segment of Neisseria mucosa DNA contains the following:
- a CDS encoding peptidoglycan D,D-transpeptidase FtsI family protein: protein MLIKNEYKPQMLSGTTKTKKPLTSNGRIGLVLGAVALAFTGLLVRGVYLQTSQHEFLKNQGDQRFVRTLPLPASRGMITDRNGATLALSAPTESLYAMPSGMEEMPTDEQLEKLSAIADVPVEVLKNKLSKKDKGFIYLKRQLSYEKAEEIKALGIKGIAFQKELKRHYPMGNLFAHVIGFTNIDGKGQEGLELSREDSLRGEDGAKVVLRDNKGNIVDSLDSPRNSVPKNGQDMILSLDQRIQTLAYEELNKAVAYHKAKAGTVVVLDAQTGEILALVNSPAYDPNQPGQANSEQRRNRAVTDMIEPGSAMKPFTIAKALDSGKVDATDTFNTLPYKIGPATVQDTHVYPTLDVRGIMQKSSNVGTSKLSAMFTPKEMYDFYHDLGVGVRMHSGFPGETAGLLRSWRRWQKIEQATMSFGYGLQLSLLQLARAYTVLTHDGELLPVSFEKQAVAPKGKRVIKASTAKKVRELMVSVTEAGGTGTAGAVDGFDVGAKTGTARKLVNGRYVDNKHVGTFIGFAPAKNPRVIVAVTIDEPTANGYYGGVVAGPVFKEVMSGSLNILGVSPTKPLSNTATVKVPS, encoded by the coding sequence ATGTTAATTAAGAACGAATATAAACCTCAAATGCTGTCTGGAACCACAAAAACAAAAAAACCGCTGACAAGTAACGGACGTATCGGTTTGGTGCTGGGTGCCGTTGCGCTGGCATTTACCGGTCTGTTGGTGCGCGGGGTTTATCTGCAAACCAGTCAGCATGAGTTTTTGAAAAATCAGGGCGACCAACGTTTTGTGCGTACGCTTCCGCTGCCTGCATCACGCGGTATGATTACCGACCGTAATGGTGCTACATTGGCTTTGAGCGCGCCTACCGAATCATTGTATGCCATGCCTTCCGGTATGGAGGAAATGCCGACTGACGAGCAGTTGGAGAAACTGTCTGCCATTGCCGATGTGCCTGTTGAAGTTTTGAAAAATAAATTGTCTAAAAAAGACAAAGGCTTTATCTATCTGAAACGTCAACTCAGCTACGAAAAAGCGGAAGAAATCAAAGCATTGGGCATTAAAGGCATCGCCTTCCAAAAAGAATTGAAACGCCATTACCCGATGGGCAATCTGTTTGCGCACGTTATCGGTTTTACCAATATCGACGGCAAAGGTCAGGAGGGCTTGGAGCTTTCACGTGAAGACAGCCTGCGCGGTGAAGATGGCGCGAAAGTCGTATTGCGCGACAATAAAGGCAACATCGTAGACAGCCTCGACTCTCCGCGCAACAGCGTGCCTAAAAACGGCCAAGACATGATTTTGTCTTTGGATCAGCGCATTCAGACGCTGGCTTATGAGGAGTTGAACAAAGCTGTGGCTTATCACAAGGCCAAAGCGGGTACGGTTGTGGTATTGGATGCGCAAACCGGCGAGATTTTAGCGTTGGTCAACAGCCCGGCTTACGATCCAAATCAACCGGGTCAAGCCAATAGCGAACAGCGCCGCAACCGCGCCGTAACCGACATGATCGAACCTGGTTCTGCCATGAAGCCGTTTACCATTGCCAAAGCATTGGATTCCGGCAAAGTGGATGCAACCGATACATTCAATACCCTGCCTTACAAAATCGGTCCGGCTACCGTACAAGACACCCACGTTTATCCTACTTTGGATGTGCGCGGCATTATGCAAAAATCTTCCAACGTTGGTACCAGTAAACTTTCTGCCATGTTTACGCCTAAAGAAATGTACGATTTCTATCATGATTTGGGTGTGGGCGTGCGCATGCATTCAGGCTTTCCTGGTGAGACTGCAGGTTTGTTGAGAAGCTGGCGCAGATGGCAAAAAATCGAACAGGCAACCATGTCTTTCGGTTATGGCTTGCAATTAAGCCTGTTGCAATTGGCGCGTGCCTATACTGTCTTGACCCATGACGGCGAATTGTTGCCGGTCAGCTTTGAAAAACAAGCGGTTGCCCCTAAAGGCAAGCGCGTCATCAAAGCCTCTACTGCGAAAAAAGTGCGCGAGTTGATGGTTTCCGTTACTGAAGCCGGCGGTACCGGTACTGCTGGTGCTGTAGATGGTTTTGACGTCGGTGCGAAAACCGGTACGGCGCGTAAACTGGTCAATGGCCGCTATGTGGACAACAAACACGTCGGTACGTTCATCGGTTTTGCTCCGGCTAAAAATCCACGCGTGATTGTGGCCGTTACCATCGACGAACCGACTGCCAACGGCTATTACGGCGGCGTGGTTGCCGGTCCCGTATTCAAAGAAGTCATGAGCGGAAGCTTGAACATCTTGGGCGTTTCCCCGACCAAGCCTTTAAGTAATACCGCTACCGTCAAAGTACCGTCATAA
- the petA gene encoding ubiquinol-cytochrome c reductase iron-sulfur subunit, with protein MDNQEINNGRRRFLTLATCGAGGVAALGVATPFVASFFPSEKAKAAGAAVEVDVSKIEAGQMLTAEWQGKPIWLVNRTDQQLKDLKSLDGSVTDPNSEVDQQPEYAKNEHRSIKPNLLVAIGICTHLGCSPTYRPDVAPADLGADWKGGFFCPCHGSKFDMAGRVYKGVPAPTNLVVPPYKYLSDTTVLVGED; from the coding sequence ATGGATAATCAAGAAATCAACAACGGCCGCCGCCGTTTCCTGACACTGGCTACATGCGGTGCAGGCGGTGTGGCGGCTCTGGGCGTAGCTACGCCTTTCGTGGCCAGCTTCTTCCCATCGGAGAAAGCTAAGGCTGCCGGTGCTGCTGTCGAAGTAGATGTCAGCAAAATCGAAGCAGGCCAAATGCTGACTGCCGAATGGCAGGGTAAACCGATTTGGCTGGTCAACCGCACAGATCAACAGCTCAAAGACTTGAAAAGTTTGGATGGCTCAGTTACGGATCCTAATTCCGAAGTGGATCAGCAACCGGAATATGCTAAAAACGAGCACCGTTCGATCAAGCCGAACCTCCTCGTCGCTATCGGTATCTGTACCCACCTGGGTTGCTCTCCGACTTACCGTCCCGACGTTGCCCCTGCGGATTTGGGCGCAGACTGGAAAGGCGGCTTCTTCTGCCCGTGCCACGGTTCGAAATTCGACATGGCAGGCCGCGTATACAAAGGTGTTCCTGCACCGACCAACTTGGTTGTACCGCCTTACAAATATCTGAGCGATACAACTGTTTTGGTGGGCGAAGACTAA
- a CDS encoding class I SAM-dependent methyltransferase, with amino-acid sequence MKPQLPLPSPDAQASSAHLTKLIKNEIEQHRNWIPFSRFMELALYTPQYGYYSGGSHKIGTDGDFITAPTLSPLFGQTLARQLTELLLQTAGNIYEFGAGTGHLAATLLQNLSDGLNHYYIIELSAELAERQRQHILEHTSPEAAAKVIHLTALPEHFDGIIIGNEVLDAMPVERLIYQDEGFQQIGVSLENDKLIEAVRPLAQTELIQTASLYFPPLPSYTSELHSAQYAFIQTLAAKLQRGGMIFIDYGFDAAQYYHPQRKEGTFIGHYRHHTIHDPFFNIGLTDLTAHVNFTDIARAGTESGLDLIGYLPQSYFLLNLGITDLLAQIGSPDSIEYIQAAAAVQKLIHQHEMGELFKVIAFGKDIDIDWTGFVHGDICHKL; translated from the coding sequence ATGAAGCCACAACTCCCTCTCCCCTCCCCTGACGCACAAGCCTCTTCAGCACACCTGACTAAGCTCATCAAAAACGAAATTGAACAACATCGAAACTGGATACCTTTCTCCCGATTTATGGAGCTTGCTCTTTACACACCCCAATACGGCTATTACAGCGGAGGCAGCCATAAAATCGGCACGGACGGCGACTTCATTACCGCCCCCACCCTATCTCCCTTATTCGGGCAAACCCTTGCCAGACAACTTACCGAATTACTGCTGCAAACAGCAGGCAATATCTACGAATTTGGTGCAGGCACAGGCCATCTTGCCGCTACTTTGTTACAAAATCTTTCAGACGGCCTAAATCATTACTACATTATTGAGCTGTCGGCAGAGCTTGCAGAAAGACAACGTCAACATATTCTTGAGCACACATCTCCCGAAGCAGCCGCAAAAGTCATCCACCTCACCGCATTACCCGAACACTTTGACGGCATCATCATCGGCAACGAAGTATTGGATGCCATGCCGGTGGAACGCTTGATTTATCAAGATGAAGGATTTCAACAAATCGGCGTCAGCTTAGAGAATGACAAGTTAATCGAAGCCGTCAGACCATTGGCCCAAACCGAACTGATACAAACAGCCTCTTTGTACTTTCCTCCCCTCCCTTCATACACAAGCGAGCTTCACTCGGCACAATATGCCTTTATCCAAACCCTGGCCGCCAAATTGCAGCGTGGCGGCATGATATTTATCGATTACGGCTTCGATGCCGCCCAGTATTACCATCCGCAACGCAAAGAAGGCACATTTATCGGCCACTATCGCCACCACACCATCCACGACCCATTTTTCAACATCGGCCTGACCGATCTGACTGCACATGTCAATTTCACCGATATTGCACGCGCCGGCACAGAATCAGGTTTGGACTTAATCGGCTACCTGCCCCAATCTTATTTCCTGCTCAATCTCGGCATCACTGATCTGCTGGCGCAAATCGGCAGTCCGGATTCAATTGAATACATCCAAGCCGCCGCCGCAGTACAAAAACTGATCCATCAGCACGAAATGGGCGAGCTTTTTAAAGTGATCGCTTTTGGCAAAGACATCGATATCGATTGGACAGGCTTCGTTCACGGCGATATTTGCCATAAACTATAA
- a CDS encoding cytochrome b has protein sequence MANQTNSKAKALLGWMDARFPLSKMWNEHLAQYYAPKNFNFWYYFGSLALLVLVIQIVSGIFLTMNYKPDGNLNAYHLPAAFTAVEYIMRDVSGGWIIRYMHSTGASFFFIVVYLHMFRGLIYGSYKKPRELVWIFGSLIFLALMAEAFMGYLLPWGQMSFWGAQVIINLFSAIPVIGPDLSTWIRGDFNVSDVTLNRFFALHVIAVPLVLLGLVVAHIIALHEVGSNNPDGVEIKKNKDENGIPRDGIPFHPYYTVKDILGVVVFLIVFCSVLFFAPEGGGYFLEAPNFDAANALKTPPHIAPVWYFTPFYAILRAIPSFAGTQVWGVIGMGAAVVLIALLPWLDKGEVKSVRYRGPIFKTALVLFIIAFIGLGILGAMVATDTRTLVARILSFVYFAFFLGMPFYTKLDTNKPVPERVTMSTTKQKIMFFVYVGITVVGAYLFATNI, from the coding sequence ATGGCAAACCAAACCAATAGCAAAGCAAAAGCATTGTTAGGCTGGATGGACGCTCGCTTCCCTCTGTCTAAAATGTGGAATGAGCATTTGGCTCAATACTATGCGCCGAAGAACTTCAATTTCTGGTATTACTTCGGCTCTTTGGCCCTGCTTGTCCTTGTGATTCAAATCGTCAGCGGTATTTTCCTGACCATGAACTACAAACCGGACGGCAACCTGAACGCTTACCATCTGCCTGCTGCCTTTACCGCAGTAGAGTACATCATGCGCGACGTGTCCGGCGGCTGGATTATCCGCTACATGCACTCCACAGGCGCATCTTTCTTCTTCATCGTCGTTTATCTGCACATGTTCCGCGGCCTGATTTACGGTTCGTACAAAAAACCCCGCGAATTGGTGTGGATTTTCGGGTCCCTGATTTTCTTGGCATTGATGGCAGAAGCCTTTATGGGTTACCTGTTGCCTTGGGGTCAAATGTCCTTCTGGGGTGCGCAGGTAATTATTAACCTGTTCTCCGCCATCCCTGTTATCGGTCCTGATTTGTCCACTTGGATTCGCGGTGACTTCAACGTTTCCGACGTTACTCTGAACCGCTTCTTCGCCCTGCACGTTATCGCTGTACCTTTGGTATTGCTCGGCTTGGTTGTGGCTCACATCATCGCCCTGCATGAAGTGGGTTCTAACAACCCTGATGGCGTTGAAATCAAGAAAAACAAAGACGAAAACGGTATTCCACGCGATGGTATCCCATTCCATCCTTACTACACCGTTAAAGACATCTTGGGTGTCGTTGTATTCCTGATTGTCTTCTGTTCTGTATTGTTCTTTGCGCCTGAGGGCGGCGGCTACTTCCTCGAAGCGCCGAACTTTGATGCAGCGAATGCACTGAAAACACCTCCGCACATTGCGCCGGTATGGTACTTCACTCCATTCTACGCAATTCTGCGTGCGATTCCTTCCTTTGCCGGTACTCAGGTATGGGGCGTAATCGGTATGGGTGCAGCAGTTGTCCTGATTGCCTTGTTGCCTTGGTTGGATAAAGGCGAAGTTAAATCTGTCCGCTATCGTGGCCCAATCTTCAAAACTGCGTTGGTTCTGTTCATCATTGCCTTCATCGGTTTGGGTATTTTGGGTGCAATGGTAGCAACTGATACTCGTACTTTGGTTGCACGTATCCTGTCTTTCGTCTACTTTGCATTCTTCCTGGGTATGCCGTTCTATACCAAACTGGATACCAACAAACCAGTTCCTGAACGCGTAACCATGAGCACTACTAAACAAAAAATTATGTTCTTTGTTTACGTCGGTATTACCGTTGTTGGTGCTTACTTGTTTGCAACCAATATCTGA
- the ftsL gene encoding cell division protein FtsL, which translates to MGKLNILLLVLVTVSAFAVVFKQNQSRLHFIELDKAQKREIQLEQDYARLKLEQARLANHKLIKVAAEKQHLLPPGAHNTAMLERKK; encoded by the coding sequence ATGGGTAAGTTGAATATTTTATTACTGGTTTTGGTGACGGTTTCGGCCTTTGCCGTAGTGTTTAAGCAAAACCAGTCGCGCTTGCACTTTATCGAGTTGGATAAGGCACAAAAGCGGGAAATTCAGTTGGAACAGGATTACGCGCGCTTGAAATTGGAGCAGGCAAGATTGGCCAACCACAAACTGATTAAAGTGGCGGCCGAAAAGCAACATCTGCTTCCGCCGGGTGCGCATAATACGGCTATGCTGGAACGCAAAAAATAA
- a CDS encoding ClpXP protease specificity-enhancing factor codes for MATSTKPYLLRALYEWCLDNNQTPHIVAWVNEHTRVPMQYVRDNEIVLNIGPTASHNLNIDNEWVNFSARFSGVAHEIWIPVGHIVSIFGRESGEGMGFEVEPYQPTSTSPAATEDKKAESAEGKPKKVLKLVK; via the coding sequence ATGGCGACTTCAACCAAACCGTATTTGTTGCGCGCTTTGTATGAATGGTGCTTGGATAATAACCAAACGCCGCACATCGTCGCTTGGGTAAATGAACATACCCGCGTTCCGATGCAGTATGTACGTGACAATGAGATTGTTTTAAATATTGGCCCTACAGCCAGTCATAATTTAAATATCGACAATGAGTGGGTCAATTTCTCTGCGCGTTTTTCCGGCGTAGCGCATGAGATTTGGATTCCGGTCGGTCATATTGTCAGTATATTTGGCCGTGAAAGTGGAGAGGGTATGGGTTTCGAGGTAGAACCATATCAGCCTACTTCTACCAGTCCTGCTGCAACGGAAGATAAAAAAGCTGAATCTGCGGAAGGAAAACCGAAAAAAGTATTGAAGCTTGTGAAGTAA
- the mraZ gene encoding division/cell wall cluster transcriptional repressor MraZ, with translation MFGGAHELSMDSKGRLAIPAKFRDILLRRYTPAIVVTLDSRKKLLMYPEPVWEEKAEQILKLKVAGNESLQRYQNLLLHNAEILEWDSAGRVLIPANLRKRVDFEKEVTLVGRANRMELWGREHWEEEMNQALDIDPDELAFQLSQTDLQL, from the coding sequence GTGTTTGGCGGTGCTCATGAATTGAGTATGGACAGTAAAGGGCGGTTGGCGATTCCTGCCAAATTCCGCGATATTTTGCTGCGCCGTTATACGCCTGCAATTGTGGTTACCCTGGATTCCCGAAAAAAATTATTGATGTACCCGGAGCCCGTTTGGGAGGAAAAAGCCGAGCAGATTCTGAAGTTGAAAGTAGCCGGCAATGAATCTTTGCAACGGTATCAAAATCTGCTGCTGCACAATGCGGAGATTTTGGAGTGGGACAGCGCCGGACGTGTTTTGATCCCGGCCAATCTGCGCAAACGTGTGGATTTTGAAAAAGAAGTTACTTTGGTTGGCCGTGCAAACCGTATGGAGTTGTGGGGCCGCGAACATTGGGAAGAGGAAATGAATCAGGCTTTGGATATCGATCCTGACGAATTGGCTTTCCAATTGAGTCAAACGGATTTGCAATTGTGA
- the rsmH gene encoding 16S rRNA (cytosine(1402)-N(4))-methyltransferase RsmH, whose product MSKVENYQHVTVLLHEAVDALAIREDGIYVDGTFGRGGHSRLILSRLGEQGRLVVFDKDPEAIAVANELAAQDKRVSVVHNGFETFQTALDELGIDKIDGALFDLGISSPQIDDGSRGFSFRFDAPLDMRMDPTRGMSAAEWIATASEQDLHEVIKNYGEERFSRQIARAIVAQREESPIDTTRKLAQLVAQNVRTRERGQDPATRTFQAVRIFINRELEEVEAVLPQVAGRLKEGGRLAVIAFHSLEDRIVKQFIKKYSQHAPLPRWAVVKEADLPQPPLKAVGKAIKPGSAETEANPRARSAVLRVAERSSGEFSVVD is encoded by the coding sequence GTGAGTAAAGTTGAAAATTATCAGCATGTTACTGTCTTGTTGCATGAGGCGGTGGATGCGTTGGCAATCCGTGAAGACGGGATTTATGTGGACGGTACGTTCGGCAGGGGAGGGCATTCCCGGCTGATTTTGTCGCGCTTGGGTGAGCAGGGGCGTTTGGTTGTTTTTGACAAAGACCCTGAGGCGATTGCGGTAGCCAATGAGCTGGCGGCGCAAGATAAACGTGTCAGTGTCGTACACAATGGTTTTGAGACATTTCAGACGGCCTTGGATGAATTGGGCATCGATAAGATTGACGGTGCGCTTTTTGATTTGGGGATTTCGTCGCCGCAAATTGACGATGGCAGCCGCGGATTCAGTTTCCGCTTTGATGCGCCGTTGGATATGCGGATGGATCCGACCCGCGGGATGTCTGCGGCGGAATGGATTGCAACCGCATCCGAACAGGATTTACACGAGGTTATTAAGAATTATGGTGAAGAGCGGTTTAGTCGCCAGATTGCGCGCGCCATTGTTGCGCAACGGGAGGAAAGTCCCATCGATACAACCCGCAAGCTGGCGCAGCTTGTGGCGCAAAACGTCCGTACTCGTGAGCGCGGACAAGACCCTGCAACGCGCACCTTCCAAGCAGTTCGCATCTTTATTAACCGTGAGCTCGAAGAGGTAGAGGCAGTTTTGCCGCAGGTTGCAGGCCGTCTGAAAGAGGGTGGACGCTTGGCCGTCATTGCGTTCCATTCTTTGGAAGACAGAATTGTGAAGCAGTTTATTAAAAAATATTCGCAACATGCGCCTTTGCCCCGTTGGGCAGTGGTCAAGGAAGCGGATTTGCCTCAGCCGCCTTTGAAGGCTGTGGGCAAAGCAATCAAACCGGGTTCGGCAGAGACTGAAGCCAATCCGCGTGCGCGCAGTGCGGTTTTGCGTGTGGCGGAGCGCAGCAGCGGCGAATTTTCGGTTGTTGACTAG
- a CDS encoding glutathione S-transferase N-terminal domain-containing protein, whose product MMTLYSGITCPFSQRCRFVLYEKGMDFEIKDVDVFNKPEDLALMNPYNQVPVLVERDLILHESNIINEYIDERFPHPQLMPGDPVMRGRGRLVLYRMEKELFSLVQVLENPESTNKEQAKAREAIGNGLTLLAPSFAKNKYILGDDFSMIDVALSPLLWRLDYYDIKLGKSAAPLLKYAERIFQREAFIEALTPAEKAMRR is encoded by the coding sequence ATGATGACTTTGTATTCGGGTATTACTTGTCCATTCAGCCAACGTTGCCGTTTTGTGCTGTACGAAAAAGGCATGGATTTTGAAATCAAAGATGTGGACGTGTTCAATAAACCTGAAGACTTGGCTTTGATGAATCCGTATAACCAAGTACCGGTCTTGGTTGAGCGTGATCTGATTTTGCACGAATCAAACATCATCAACGAATACATTGACGAGCGTTTCCCTCATCCTCAATTGATGCCGGGTGATCCTGTTATGCGCGGTCGCGGCCGTTTGGTGCTATACCGTATGGAAAAAGAACTGTTCAGCTTGGTGCAAGTGTTGGAAAACCCTGAATCTACCAATAAAGAACAGGCTAAAGCGCGTGAAGCCATTGGCAATGGCTTGACCCTGCTGGCACCGTCTTTTGCTAAAAACAAATATATTTTGGGCGATGACTTCTCCATGATCGATGTTGCTTTGTCCCCGCTGCTGTGGCGTTTGGACTATTACGACATCAAACTGGGCAAATCTGCCGCGCCTTTGCTGAAGTACGCGGAACGTATTTTCCAACGCGAAGCCTTCATTGAGGCATTGACTCCGGCTGAAAAAGCCATGCGCCGCTAA
- a CDS encoding LysR family transcriptional regulator: protein MDSIIELRHLKTLLALEETGSVSLAAKRVFLTQSALSHQIRALENYYETPLFERKSTPLRFTPAGMRLLQLARELLPQVAAAERDLVRIIEGEAGELRLAVECHTCFDWLMPAMGEFRPLWPQVELDIVSGFQADPVGLLLQHRADLAIVSEAEPLNGISYRPLFAYEMVGICAEDHPLADKDVWEAEDFIDETLITYPVPDEMLDLPKKVLLPKGINPPRRHSELTIAIIQLVASKRGIAALPYWTVMPYLEKGYVVHRKITSDGLQSKLYAAIRTEDANKGYLDNFCQITHDRCFADLPGLSELEM from the coding sequence ATGGACTCTATTATCGAATTGCGTCATCTCAAAACCTTGCTGGCTTTAGAAGAAACCGGCAGCGTTTCCCTTGCCGCCAAACGGGTTTTCCTGACCCAATCCGCCCTGTCGCACCAAATCCGCGCCTTGGAAAATTATTACGAAACGCCGTTGTTTGAACGCAAATCCACTCCTTTGCGCTTCACTCCGGCCGGTATGCGCCTGTTGCAACTGGCGCGCGAACTGTTGCCGCAGGTTGCCGCCGCCGAACGTGATTTAGTGCGGATTATCGAAGGCGAAGCCGGCGAACTCAGACTTGCCGTCGAATGCCACACCTGCTTTGATTGGCTGATGCCTGCCATGGGAGAGTTCCGCCCCTTATGGCCGCAAGTTGAATTGGACATCGTTTCCGGTTTCCAAGCCGATCCGGTCGGGCTGCTGCTGCAACACCGCGCCGATCTTGCCATCGTTTCCGAAGCCGAGCCGCTCAACGGCATCAGCTACCGCCCTCTGTTTGCCTATGAAATGGTCGGCATCTGCGCAGAAGACCACCCGCTTGCCGACAAAGACGTTTGGGAAGCCGAAGATTTCATCGACGAAACCCTGATTACTTATCCCGTCCCCGACGAAATGCTGGATTTGCCCAAAAAAGTACTGCTGCCCAAAGGCATTAATCCGCCGCGCCGCCACAGCGAGCTGACCATTGCCATTATTCAGCTGGTTGCCAGCAAACGCGGCATCGCCGCCCTGCCCTACTGGACGGTCATGCCGTATTTGGAAAAAGGCTACGTCGTTCATCGAAAAATCACTTCAGACGGCCTGCAAAGCAAACTTTATGCCGCCATTCGTACGGAAGACGCCAACAAAGGCTATCTGGACAACTTCTGCCAAATCACGCATGACCGCTGTTTTGCCGACTTGCCGGGTTTGAGCGAATTGGAAATGTAA
- a CDS encoding cytochrome c1, with product MKQTLKNWFAALLLAVPMSAAVASGGHANYEKVDIDLRDQVSLQHGAQIFTNYCLSCHSASGMRFNRLKDIGLTEDEIKKNLMFTTDNVGDVMVAAMDPKDASKWLGAPPPDLTLIARSKGADYLYAYMRGFYKDPTRPTGWNNTVLAGASMPHPLWEQQGVQAVELDAKGQPVMIKDEHGNLTPKLYWESTGLHSRRLPNGKVIQKEYDAYVRDLVNYLVYMGEPAQLQRHRIGYMVLTFLFAVMLPLAYFLKKEFWKDVH from the coding sequence ATGAAACAAACTCTGAAAAACTGGTTTGCTGCCTTATTGCTGGCAGTGCCTATGAGTGCAGCCGTCGCCAGCGGCGGCCATGCAAACTATGAAAAAGTCGATATCGACCTGCGTGACCAAGTCAGCCTGCAGCACGGTGCGCAAATCTTTACAAACTACTGTTTGTCTTGCCACTCTGCAAGCGGTATGCGCTTCAACCGTCTGAAAGACATCGGTTTGACTGAAGATGAAATCAAGAAAAACCTGATGTTCACAACAGACAATGTTGGCGATGTCATGGTAGCGGCAATGGATCCGAAAGATGCTTCTAAATGGTTGGGCGCGCCTCCGCCGGATTTGACCTTGATTGCCCGTTCTAAAGGTGCGGACTACCTGTACGCTTATATGCGCGGCTTCTATAAAGACCCAACTCGTCCGACCGGTTGGAATAATACCGTTTTGGCCGGCGCGAGTATGCCTCACCCATTGTGGGAGCAACAAGGTGTTCAAGCCGTTGAGTTGGATGCCAAAGGTCAGCCCGTTATGATTAAAGACGAGCACGGCAACCTGACTCCTAAACTGTATTGGGAATCTACCGGTCTGCACAGCCGTCGTCTGCCTAATGGTAAAGTAATCCAAAAAGAGTACGATGCTTATGTGCGCGATTTGGTAAACTACCTGGTATACATGGGCGAGCCTGCTCAATTGCAACGCCACCGTATCGGTTACATGGTTTTGACATTCCTGTTTGCCGTAATGTTGCCGTTGGCGTACTTCCTGAAAAAAGAATTCTGGAAAGACGTTCATTAA
- a CDS encoding Nif3-like dinuclear metal center hexameric protein yields MALRREILAWCDETLQVGLFKDYAPNGLQVEGKEEIAKIATSVTASKAAIDFAVEQGADLLLVHHGMFWKSEPVTITGWKKARIETLLQHQINMAGYHLPLDAHPQLGNNAQLAEKLDWVLEKQFGEQNLLNTGRLKTTQTLAQLSERIEAVFDRKPTVIGDLEREIKRIAWCSGGAQGFFQTAADEGVDAYLTGEISEAQYHLANETGVAFISAGHHATERYGVRALGDAVAEKFGIEVVHFDENNPA; encoded by the coding sequence ATGGCTTTACGCCGCGAAATTCTGGCTTGGTGCGATGAGACATTGCAGGTCGGGCTGTTTAAGGACTATGCGCCCAACGGCTTGCAGGTCGAAGGCAAAGAAGAAATTGCCAAAATCGCCACTTCGGTTACCGCCAGCAAAGCAGCAATCGATTTTGCCGTAGAGCAGGGGGCGGATCTGCTTTTGGTTCACCACGGTATGTTTTGGAAAAGCGAGCCTGTCACGATTACCGGTTGGAAAAAAGCACGCATTGAAACCTTGCTGCAACACCAAATCAATATGGCGGGCTACCACCTGCCGCTGGACGCACACCCTCAACTAGGCAATAACGCGCAGTTGGCCGAGAAACTCGATTGGGTGCTCGAAAAACAATTCGGCGAGCAAAACCTGTTGAATACAGGCCGTCTGAAAACCACGCAAACGCTGGCGCAATTGTCTGAACGCATCGAGGCGGTATTTGACCGCAAGCCGACCGTTATCGGCGATCTTGAACGCGAAATCAAACGCATTGCCTGGTGTAGCGGCGGTGCGCAGGGATTTTTTCAGACGGCCGCAGACGAAGGTGTCGATGCGTATCTGACCGGTGAAATTTCCGAAGCGCAATATCATCTTGCCAATGAAACGGGTGTGGCGTTTATCAGCGCCGGACACCATGCGACAGAACGTTACGGCGTCCGCGCCTTAGGCGATGCCGTGGCAGAAAAATTCGGTATCGAAGTGGTTCACTTTGATGAAAACAATCCTGCTTGA